Proteins found in one Strigops habroptila isolate Jane chromosome 21, bStrHab1.2.pri, whole genome shotgun sequence genomic segment:
- the LOC115618370 gene encoding hexokinase-2 isoform X5: MGQPQLLCPSLRREKEGLQKAHEILTKLGLEPSHEDCVATHRICQIVSTRSANLCGATLAAVLRRIKDNKGVERLRSTVGVDGSVYKKHPHFARRLHKTVRKLLPDCEIRFVRSEDGSGKGAAMVTAVAYRLAAQHKARQKILEALKLSYEQLLEVKQRMRIEMEKGLGKETHAEAAVKMLPTYVCSTPDGTEKGDFLALDLGGTNFRVLLVRVRNGMRRGVEMHNKIYSIPVEIMQGTGEELFDHIVHCISDFLEYMGMKGVSLPLGFTFSFPCQQTNLDEGILLKWTKGFKATGCEGEDVVNLLKEAIHRREEFDLDVVAVVNDTVGTMMTCGYEDPYCEVGLIVGTGSNACYMEEMRNVELVEGEEGRMCINMEWGAFGDNGCLDDFRTEFDLAVDELSLNPGKQRFEKMISGMYLGEIVRNILIDFTKRGLLFRGRISERLKTRGIFETKFLSQIESDCLALLQVRSILQHLGLETTCDDSIIVKEVCTVVARRAAQLCGAGMAAVVDKIRENRGLDFLKITVGVDGTLYKLHPHFSTVMQETVKQLSPKCEVTFLQSEDGSGKGAALITAVACRIREAGQR, translated from the exons TGTCCTTCACTGcgcagggagaaggaagggctGCAGAAAGCCCACGAGATCCTCACCAAGCTGGGCCTGGAGCCGTCCCACGAGGACTGCGTGGCCACCCACCGCATCTGCCAGATCGTGTCCACGCGCTCGGCCAACCTGTGCGGGGCCACGCTGGCGGCCGTGCTGCGGCGCATCAAGGACAACAAGGGCGTGGAGCGGCTGCGGTCCACGGTCGGCGTGGATGGCTCCGTCTACAAGAAGCATCCTCA CTTTGCCCGGCGCCTCCATAAGACAGTGAGGAAGCTGCTGCCAGACTGTGAGATCCGCTTCGTGAGGTCGGAGGATGGAAGTGGCAAAGGGGCCGCCATGGTGACGGCCGTGGCCTACAGACTGGCCGCCCAGCACAAGGCACGGCAGAAGATCCTGGAGGCGCTCAAGCTGAGCTACGAGCAGCTCCTGGAGGTGAAGCAGAGGATGAGGATAGAGATGGAGAAGGGGCTGGGCAAGGAGACACACGCAGAGGCGGCGGTGAAGATGCTGCCCACCTACGTGTGCTCGACCCCAGATGGCACAG AGAAAGGAGATTTCCTTGCCCTGGACCTGGGAGGTACCAACTTCCGAGTGCTGCTGGTGCGCGTGAGGAACGGGATGAGGCGCGGCGTTGAGATGCACAACAAGATCTACTCCATCCCGGTGGAGATCATGCAGGGGACGGGAGAGGAG CTCTTTGACCACATTGTCCACTGCATCTCCGACTTCCTGGAATACATGGGAATGAAGGGCGTATCGCTCCCGCTTGGATTCACATTCTCCTTCCCTTGCCAGCAGACCAACCTGGATGAG GGAATTCTCCTCAAGTGGACAAAGGGTTTCAAGGCGACCGGCTGTGAAGGAGAAGACGTGGTGAACCTGCTGAAGGAGGCGATTCACAGGAGGGAG GAATTTGACCTGGACGTGGTCGCGGTGGTAAACGACACCGTTGGCACCATGATGACCTGTGGATATGAAGATCCGTATTGTGAAGTTGGGCTGATAGTTG gcacaggcagcaaCGCCTGTTACATGGAGGAGATGAGGAACGTGGAGCTggtggaaggggaggagggCAGGATGTGCATCAACATGGAATGGGGAGCGTTCGGTGACAACGGGTGCTTGGATGACTTCCGGACGGAGTTCGACCTGGCGGTGGATGAGCTGTCTCTCAACCCTGGGAAGCAAAG gtTTGAGAAGATGATCAGTGGGATGTACCTGGGGGAGATCGTCCGGAACATCCTGATTGATTTCACCAAGCGAGGGCTGCTCTTCCGGGGACGGATCTCAGAGAGGCTCAAGACCAGAGGGATCTTTGAGACCAAGTTCCTGTCCCAGATCGAAAG CGACTGCTTAGCCCTGCTCCAGGTCCGCTCCATCCTCCAGCACCTGGGCCTGGAGACCACGTGCGATGACAGCATCATCGTGAAGGAGGTGTGCACGGTGGTGGCGCGGCGCGCGGCGCAGCTCTGCGGCGCCGGCATGGCCGCTGTGGTGGACAAGATCCGCGAGAACCGCGGCCTCGACTTCCTCAAGATCACGGTCGGTGTGGACGGGACCCTCTACAAGCTGCACCCACA